The following proteins come from a genomic window of Scylla paramamosain isolate STU-SP2022 chromosome 46, ASM3559412v1, whole genome shotgun sequence:
- the LOC135094744 gene encoding V-type proton ATPase subunit D-like, with protein MSGKDKINIFPSRGAQTLMKARLAGAVKGHSLLKKKAEALQMRFRQILAKIVETKTLMGDVMKDAAFSLAEAKFASGGDFNQSVLQNVTKARIKIRSKMDNVAGTNLPVFETFEDGVDTYELTGLSRGGQQMAKLKINYKRAIELLVELASLQASFVTLDNVVKITNRRVNAIEHVIIPRYERTLAYILSELDELEREEFYRLKKIQEKKKAIRDKAEVERLRLKAIGRAKELEEAGTIFDDNNEEDLLF; from the exons ATGTCAGGGAAAGACAAGATTAATATTTTCCCCTCCAGAGG GGCGCAGACCCTGATGAAGGCTCGTCTGGCGGGGGCTGTCAAGGGCCACTCACTGCTGAAGAAGAAGGCCGAGGCACTGCAGATGAGGTTCAGACAGATCCTTGCGAAGATTGTAGAG ACCAAGACTCTGATGGGTGATGTGATGAAGGACGCGGCGTTCTCTCTCGCCGAGGCAAAGTTTGCATCCGGTGGGGACTTTAACCAGAGTGTGCTGCAAAATGTCACCAAGGCACGCATCAAGATCAGGAGCAAGATGGACAATGTGGCTG GTACCAACCTCCCTGTATTTGAGACATTCGAGGATGGCGTGGACACTTACGAGCTGACGGGGCTGTCCAGGGGCGGCCAGCAGATGGCTAAGCTCAAGATCAACTACAAGAGGGCCATTGAACTGCTGGTGGAGCTGGCCTCCCTGCAGGCTTCCTTCGTCACCCTCGACAATGTAGTGAAGATTACCAACAGGAGGGTGAACGCTATTGAGCATG TGATCATTCCAAGATATGAGAGAACACTTGCCTACATTCTGTCCGAGCTCGATGAGTTGGAGCGCGAGGAGTTTTACCGCCTGAAGAAGAtccaggagaagaagaaggcgatTCGGGACAAGGCAGAGGTGGAGCGGCTGCGTCTCAAGGCCATAGGAAGGGCCAAGGAGCTGGAGGAAGCCGGCACCATCTTTGACGACAATAATGAGGAGGATCTGCTGTTTTGA